Proteins encoded together in one Anaerotignum propionicum DSM 1682 window:
- a CDS encoding sigma-70 family RNA polymerase sigma factor, whose translation MKKKRNEMTNEELFAEYKATSDLGIKNELVLRYVHIVKNVAIQMRGVYHDFTQIDDIINEGVLALMHAIDKFDMDKNVKFESFIAKRMRGIVIDIARKNDWVPRSVRKAAKDIDKALSALYTELGRAPSDEEIAQYLNVTVEKYYDDLRKTNLMNVLSFEMLLDDGENGGYQNQVMNTNTETMPEHYLDSMELEREIKMGLESLREREKLVVSLHYVQDLNMKEIAAVLGVSEPRVSQIHSNALRKLRLYLKE comes from the coding sequence TTGAAGAAAAAACGCAACGAAATGACAAATGAAGAGCTTTTTGCTGAATACAAGGCCACCAGTGATTTGGGGATTAAAAATGAGCTGGTTTTAAGGTATGTACATATCGTAAAGAATGTGGCAATTCAGATGCGTGGTGTCTATCATGATTTTACCCAAATAGATGACATCATAAATGAAGGTGTTCTTGCTTTAATGCATGCAATTGATAAATTTGACATGGATAAAAATGTGAAGTTTGAAAGTTTTATTGCCAAGCGCATGCGGGGGATTGTAATCGATATTGCAAGAAAAAACGATTGGGTTCCCAGAAGTGTTCGAAAGGCGGCAAAAGATATTGATAAAGCCTTAAGTGCCTTGTATACGGAGTTGGGGCGTGCCCCTTCCGACGAAGAAATTGCACAATACCTGAATGTGACTGTTGAAAAATATTATGATGATTTACGCAAAACGAACCTGATGAATGTTCTATCCTTTGAAATGCTATTGGATGATGGAGAAAACGGTGGGTATCAAAATCAGGTTATGAATACGAATACGGAAACCATGCCGGAGCATTACCTTGATAGCATGGAGTTGGAGCGGGAAATAAAAATGGGCTTGGAAAGCTTAAGAGAAAGAGAAAAGCTTGTTGTTTCACTGCATTATGTGCAGGATTTAAATATGAAAGAGATCGCCGCTGTTTTAGGTGTCAGCGAGCCTAGGGTTTCTCAGATACATTCTAATGCATTAAGAAAGCTGAGACTGTACTTAAAAGAATAG
- the flhA gene encoding flagellar biosynthesis protein FlhA, producing MKKLLQNSVSLFVILIVLLLLIPLRPFLLDTLFIINISVSLIILLITMNIKESLEFSIFPSLLLITTLFRLGLNISSTRLILTEQGEAGKVIAAFGKFVLQGNVVVGTIIFIIIVLVQFIVISKGAERVAEVAARFTLDAMPGKQMAIDADLNSGLITEAEAKVRRYKIQKEADFYGAMDGATKIVKGDAVMSIIITVINFCAGVIIGLVQSGMSFSEVLKVYSIATIGDGLVSQIPALLISTATGMIVTRAVSDGSLNTDVATQFLAQPQAMLMGGSIVGLISVIPGMPTIALLLTSAMLLSLGYFSRRNMKLAIAQDAGMQEAEFPQQMASEEDYFKDVNNIYPLLNVEPIEMEFGYSLIPLVDDSGGGKLINRIVIFRRQYAQDMGFVIPSIRLRDSASLNPNEYSIKIKGEEIASGEILVDYYLAIEPSDLAGEIDGIDTIEPAYGIPSKWILPENKELAEIYGYTVIDPLSVMLTHMSEVVSKHSYELLSRAEVLQLIENVKASIPELVEEAFPNIISYSSFQKILSNLLKEGVPIKDLVTVIETIVDSSSTTKDLDMITENIRVALKRTITRKFCEGGQMKVITLDAELEKIIVSSMAKSEHGIYLSLSPDILQKVLLQVSENVKKFNDISVKPVILTSHVVRVYFYRLIEQFYPNVSVISFNEIANNVQIQSIGNIVL from the coding sequence ATGAAAAAGTTATTACAAAACTCAGTTTCCTTGTTTGTAATCTTAATTGTATTACTGCTGCTTATTCCCTTAAGGCCTTTTTTGTTGGATACTTTATTTATTATAAATATTTCAGTATCCCTCATCATATTGCTGATTACAATGAACATAAAGGAGTCTTTGGAGTTCTCTATTTTCCCTTCGCTGCTTTTGATTACAACCCTTTTTCGTCTTGGCTTGAATATTTCTTCAACCAGACTGATTTTGACGGAACAAGGTGAAGCAGGAAAGGTTATTGCGGCCTTCGGCAAATTTGTTTTACAAGGAAATGTAGTTGTAGGTACGATTATATTCATTATTATTGTGCTTGTTCAGTTTATCGTAATCTCTAAGGGCGCTGAGCGTGTTGCTGAGGTTGCGGCAAGATTTACGCTGGATGCTATGCCCGGTAAACAGATGGCAATTGATGCTGATTTAAACTCAGGCCTCATCACAGAGGCAGAGGCAAAGGTTAGACGTTATAAAATACAAAAAGAAGCAGACTTTTATGGAGCAATGGATGGTGCCACCAAAATCGTAAAAGGTGATGCCGTTATGTCCATTATCATTACGGTAATCAACTTTTGCGCAGGCGTTATTATTGGTTTGGTGCAATCGGGAATGTCTTTCTCAGAAGTATTGAAGGTTTATTCCATTGCAACCATTGGTGATGGTTTGGTTTCACAGATTCCCGCACTTTTGATTTCAACTGCTACGGGTATGATTGTAACAAGAGCGGTATCAGACGGAAGTTTGAACACCGATGTGGCCACTCAGTTTTTGGCTCAGCCTCAGGCTATGCTAATGGGTGGGTCAATTGTAGGTTTGATTTCGGTCATTCCCGGAATGCCTACCATAGCGTTGCTGCTTACCTCGGCAATGTTGCTTTCCTTGGGCTATTTCTCACGAAGAAATATGAAACTTGCCATAGCACAGGATGCCGGAATGCAAGAAGCGGAATTTCCCCAGCAGATGGCCAGCGAGGAGGACTACTTTAAGGATGTAAACAATATTTATCCTCTACTAAATGTGGAGCCCATTGAGATGGAGTTTGGATATAGCCTGATTCCCTTGGTGGATGATTCCGGAGGCGGAAAGCTGATTAACAGAATTGTTATTTTCCGACGGCAATACGCCCAGGATATGGGGTTTGTCATTCCTTCCATTCGGCTGCGAGACAGTGCATCCCTAAACCCTAATGAATATTCCATTAAAATAAAAGGTGAAGAAATAGCCTCAGGAGAGATTCTTGTAGACTATTATCTGGCCATTGAACCTTCAGATTTGGCGGGAGAAATCGACGGCATTGACACCATTGAACCGGCTTATGGAATACCCAGTAAATGGATATTGCCTGAGAATAAGGAGTTGGCTGAAATTTATGGGTATACGGTCATCGACCCCCTTTCTGTTATGCTGACACATATGTCAGAAGTGGTTTCCAAACACTCCTATGAGTTGTTATCCAGAGCAGAAGTGTTGCAGTTGATTGAGAACGTGAAGGCGAGCATCCCGGAACTTGTGGAAGAAGCCTTTCCCAATATTATTTCTTACAGCAGTTTCCAGAAGATTTTGTCAAACCTCCTAAAGGAGGGAGTGCCAATCAAGGATTTGGTTACAGTTATTGAAACCATTGTTGATTCTTCTTCTACTACCAAGGATTTAGACATGATTACGGAAAATATAAGGGTTGCTCTAAAGCGTACCATTACCCGTAAGTTCTGCGAAGGTGGACAAATGAAGGTGATAACCCTAGATGCGGAGCTAGAAAAGATAATTGTTTCAAGCATGGCAAAAAGCGAGCATGGCATATATCTGTCACTCAGTCCTGACATATTGCAAAAGGTTTTATTGCAGGTTTCGGAAAATGTGAAAAAATTCAACGATATTTCGGTGAAACCCGTAATATTGACAAGCCATGTGGTAAGAGTATATTTTTATCGATTAATAGAGCAGTTTTATCCCAATGTCAGCGTTATTTCCTTTAACGAAATAGCGAATAATGTTCAAATTCAATCCATTGGAAATATTGTGTTATAA
- a CDS encoding flagellar hook-basal body protein — translation MEMSFYNGKVGAAAQQTKLDVVANNIANVNTAGYKTKNQSFSDLMYNNMAGKDGLESKVKVGSGAKADRTSISFEKGSTNLSSSDLDFTIEGRGFFALQNPQTKKYCYTTNGSFVLSQKEDGFYLTSKEGYFVIGESGNPIKIKTDDGNLTEEETDKDGNPLDGETVSVKDAKPAVFDFPRTEGMLSIGDTNFVPVEKNGKPFLVEARVTSGSFEGSNVDISKEFVKVIEAQRAYQYSLRVVQTTDEIQNLVNNLR, via the coding sequence ATGGAAATGTCATTTTATAATGGGAAGGTTGGAGCTGCTGCACAACAGACAAAGCTGGATGTAGTTGCCAATAATATAGCAAATGTAAATACAGCAGGTTACAAAACAAAAAACCAATCCTTTTCCGATTTGATGTACAACAATATGGCTGGAAAAGATGGATTAGAATCTAAAGTAAAGGTAGGCAGTGGTGCAAAGGCAGATAGAACCAGTATTTCTTTTGAAAAAGGCAGTACGAATTTATCTTCCTCAGATTTAGATTTTACTATTGAAGGACGAGGATTTTTTGCTCTGCAAAATCCCCAGACGAAAAAGTATTGTTATACGACAAATGGAAGCTTTGTCTTGTCCCAGAAGGAGGATGGCTTCTATTTAACGTCAAAGGAAGGGTATTTTGTCATTGGAGAGAGCGGAAATCCAATTAAAATTAAAACCGATGATGGAAATTTGACAGAGGAGGAAACCGACAAGGATGGCAATCCACTGGACGGTGAAACTGTTTCCGTTAAAGATGCAAAGCCCGCTGTGTTTGATTTTCCTAGAACTGAGGGTATGCTAAGTATTGGTGATACCAATTTTGTTCCCGTTGAAAAAAACGGGAAACCTTTTCTGGTGGAAGCAAGGGTAACAAGTGGAAGCTTTGAGGGTTCAAACGTAGATATCTCTAAGGAATTTGTAAAGGTAATTGAAGCACAAAGAGCTTATCAGTATTCTCTTAGAGTGGTTCAGACAACAGATGAAATTCAAAATTTGGTTAATAATTTAAGATGA
- a CDS encoding flagellar hook-basal body protein, translating into MFKGFYNLSSSMLTQNKNLNVISNNLANVSTSGYKSDKMVSGTFQDAVMSRTGNNITGAEGSPLGNSSMITVPYETVTDFSDGGWEETGGILDFAISGKGFFEVDRQGEKVYTRNGSFSLDQEGYVVLQGVGRVSGTNGPILIKSDDFQVEPDGGIYDATGNLVSKLKIVDFEKYDDMSKVSEGVFSGGTVQKTDATLLWKYVENSNVDPLREMTDMLVNQRTLQSAAQILKMYDAMAVKATTEIGRV; encoded by the coding sequence ATGTTTAAAGGGTTTTATAATTTATCATCAAGCATGCTAACGCAAAATAAAAATTTAAATGTTATCAGTAATAACTTAGCCAATGTTTCCACCAGTGGTTATAAGTCAGATAAAATGGTTTCGGGAACATTCCAGGATGCAGTAATGTCCAGAACCGGGAATAATATTACGGGTGCAGAAGGGAGCCCTTTGGGCAATTCCTCCATGATCACCGTACCATATGAAACGGTAACAGACTTTTCTGATGGTGGCTGGGAGGAGACCGGTGGTATATTGGATTTTGCGATTAGCGGGAAAGGCTTTTTTGAAGTAGATAGACAAGGAGAAAAAGTATACACCCGTAATGGTTCCTTTAGCTTGGATCAGGAAGGATATGTGGTGCTACAAGGTGTGGGTCGTGTGAGTGGTACAAATGGCCCGATCTTGATAAAATCCGATGATTTTCAGGTGGAGCCTGATGGAGGAATTTATGATGCAACAGGTAATTTGGTTTCCAAACTGAAAATTGTGGATTTTGAAAAATACGATGACATGAGCAAGGTTTCCGAGGGAGTTTTTTCCGGAGGAACAGTCCAGAAAACAGATGCAACCCTTTTATGGAAATATGTGGAAAATTCCAATGTGGATCCCCTCAGGGAGATGACGGATATGTTGGTTAATCAAAGAACTTTGCAAAGTGCAGCTCAAATATTGAAGATGTATGATGCTATGGCAGTCAAAGCCACAACAGAAATTGGCAGAGTATAA